In the genome of Bufo bufo chromosome 9, aBufBuf1.1, whole genome shotgun sequence, the window caacccctataatgccctccaaaatgcccgggcccctaACACAGAATGTACTTGCCTCGCTCCCCGGCACCTGCATCGCCCCATATGCCCGAACGGCCGCCGCATCTCCCAGTcaagtggatcaaaacatcctgcaatgaggtgggggggggggggggcttgactagccaatagcaggccgcaaataGAACGAGTCTCCCtacatcgcggcctgctattggctgaccctaaacccccccccccccatatgttttGTTTagcgcgacggggagatgcagcagcagccatcAGGAGAAACGCAGATGTCGGGGAgccgggtaagtataacctgtatgaggttcCCGGGCATTTTAGGgattggataaaccctttaacgcATATACCCCGACGGCCCTCGTTCACCCAATGTAAACCAAAAGTGTCCCTTTGACCTACATCAAGCCAGTATACGTCCGTATCCCATTCTTCCTGACTACGACTACAGAGACAGCTGTTACtccacttacttttttttttaaatggggacATATGGGCAATAAATTACCTATACAGTCAAATATATCGGAGACATTTATTAGAGGGATACATCACAAGATCCTCTTGACGAATAACTCACTGAAACGTGATACTTACACTATTGTTAGTCACAGCAAAATACTGAAGATTTTTCAAAAGCTGAATCTCGTCCGGGATGAAATTTAAATTGTTATGACTGAGGTCCAAAACCCGCAGCTTGTTGCACAGAAATAGTTGTAGTGGCATAATTTCTATATTGTTATTGTTGAGATAGAGCTGCTCTAGGTTGGCTAAAGCTCCAATCTGTAGTGGTATGTATGCAATGGCGTTGTGCCACAGTTTCAAGCAGGTCAGTTTGGGCAGATGCTGAAAACTAATAATTTCTTCAACAGTTTTAAAATTATTTCCTTTAAAGTCAATCTCTCTCAGTTCCGTCAGACTAAAAATGGAATGTGGAATTCGTTCGAGGTCACAGTTGATCAATTCTAGGCTGGTAAGATTGATCATCTTCTTCAAACTAATTAGGATTAAGAGCCTATTTCCTTCATTATTAATGCTTAGTTTCTGAAGAAATGGTAACATGTCCATAACCACAGGTGGAATTCGAGGAATGCTGGTCTTCAAGTAAAGGGTTGTCAGGTTCTTCAAGTCCTGAAGGCCCTCAATGTGTGCAAAACTGTAGTTGTCGATACATCCTGCTAAGTACAACTCCTTCAAGTTCTTCAAGAGGAAAATCCAAGAAGGAATCTTTTCAACTGAAGTAAATTTCAGATATAGAGTTTGAAGGTTATCAGCGAGAAAGCTCAGAGCTTGGAGGTCCACAGTAAGTGTTGAGTGGTAAATATGGAGTTCCTTGAGGTTGACCAGCTGTGTTATCATTGGGGTGATCTTGGCATCTGGTATCAGTTCCAGCTTCATGACTTCAATCTCATTCAGTTCAAAGACATTATCAGGCACCCCACTAAGCATGAaaagttgaagctctacttgatcCTTGGCATTTCGGGTCAATTTTTGGCGCAGCATTTCCACTGTCCACTCGTTGTTGAGATTAATCTGTTTTAATCTGTTCTCGCTGACTTCAGACAAAAATATTGAGAAACGCTTGGAGTACAACGGATCATACTGGTCTGCTAAGTGAAGGATAAAGGCAAAGTCATTTTGGACATCGGGGATGTCACTGTATTGACTCTTTTCTCTAACGGCTTCGAATGAATACTGTTTCAGAGAGCTTCTCAACATCCACCACAGACTATAAAAACAAGCAAACCCATACAAAAATACAAGTAAAACATAAAACGTAGCCAAAAGCTTGAAAATTGCAGCAAGAGAATAGACACACTGGTATCTCTTGTACCCTGTGAATGCTTCAATGTCAACTTTACAGTCAACTTCAAATGTTATGTGCATCAAAAAGTAAGACACATATGTAATGATCACGAGAAGAGCAATGACTTTAACAATGATCTGCTTCAGATACAGTCTATAAATGATGTCCTTCTGCTCAACGTGAAGACGGAACTTGCGGACTTTTTCAAACAGAGCTTTTGCCTGTTCTCCTTCTTTCCTgtccaggacacttgaagcatcaTCCTCCACTGCAGTGCTCTCAACCCCATGTTGTACGGATTGCCTCCTTGCATCCGTGTCTTCACTAGTCAAGCGTCGTGATGGTTTGTTTGTCCAGTTTCTCATGGTCTGTTCAGCAACCGTCTCTGACAAAGCTCGTGTCGTCCAAGGAGAATCAAAGCATTTATACAGAATCGCAACAAAGTGCTCCAGTCTCGAACTTGTGCTTGGGTAATGGAGCCAGAAGTTGCTGCACACACCAAATATTATAGTATGAAGAAACACTAGATAGGGAAAGAACTTTGTAAACCAGTGCAGCTGTTTTTCATAGCAAACTGCATCAATGTAGGCATACTGTTGGCGGTGCAAATCGTTCTGGATTCCTCTTGAGGGATTTGTTTTTCCCAAGGGGCTGGCTGACAAATTTATCTTTGTACTGACTTGATCCAGAGGATGTGCACAGTGATTGCCCACTTCCACCTTACAAGGAAGGCAGAGCATTCTGCTTTGTGTGAGCTGCAGAGCACCTGCCAGAACAGCAATCATCAACATCACCATCGTGATGTAATACCAAAACACGTCCCACCATGGCTTCAAAATATGATAAGATGCTTGGGCATCTGCCAAAATTTTGAGTTCCGTTACAGTGATCATAATGTCGGCGGTACCTGTGGTAGAGAAATAAAACAGACATTTCATTAATATGTGTATAAAATgcatcaaataaaaaaaaggtgacTAGAGGTTGGTTACCGTGCATTTCCACTAAAGCCTTGGAGACGACAACCTCCGCTGAACATAAAAACCCAATTACCGGTATGAGTCCTGGTGCTTCTCCATTCCCAGCCACTTCCAGTCCCCGCATTGCTGTGACGTAGCTTTCAAACAGTTGTGATTGCCGAGGCCTATGATTGGCCGCAGTGGTCATGGGACCAAGTCGCTTTGGGCCTTTGGAAACCGGATGCGGCCAGGAGCAGAGCAGTGGCAGGACTGTGAACAGGtgagtggatttttttttaaatgttcaggGAGACAGGGAGGACCTTAGGGGTTGCCAGCTCCAAGGGGTACAACCACAACATATTCCATACATTTCTGACAGATGTGGGTCTCACTTCTGGAACCGACATCTATCTCTGGAACTGGGTGCTCTGACACCATCCCACTGAGTGCAGCAAGAAGAGGGCAGGTTTATGGAAACAGCCAAGCTCACTGTGCTATGCTTTTTCTGTAACTCCCAATCATGTGAATGCCAAGcaaacaacaaagcacagagagctTGGCCGTTCCTGTAAACCTACCTCTTGCAGCTCAGATGCGacgacagcatcaggagaccgtcGTTCTAGAGACAGATGCAGGTCATGTGGATATGTGAAAATGTCTGAggttagaatacccctttaaacaatgAACCGCTTGACATTCTCTCCCTTCAAGAGCTTACTAGGGCTCAGGTTTCCTAAACCAGAGATGTGAGGAGAGATAACAAGCTCTCTTTGATTAGCATTTAACGGAGAGTAAAATACAATGCTAACAGTCTTTTAAAAATCATAATAaaagggggttgtcccacgaaaaatattctgcagcacctggatctgaatacttttgcaacagcatgtaattagaaatttagtatagccaccatgttattcaataaaatgtatctgcatagcgccacctgctgttttttttcttcttatttctcTGCCCACCTTGCTGAagaggacgcacatgctcagttccatcagtCACTCTACTTgaactgccagcttgatataaatcttgcAGAGCAGttgtagcaatgaatggggaggggggggggggctctcgatccatgtgaggtacagggctggttctagctttgttagaaagacattgtcatgtactatatgtcgtctgatttaaatttttttttttttaaatcatgggataacacctttaattTTGTGCCATGCTATTCGGTCGAGGACACCAGCAACAACCAGGTATGACCACTTTCCACTGAAACGCATTGCCTTCTAATCCACCATTCTGTCTCttctattcatttcaataggggatGATCACAATAAAGTCATTTTTAGGGCTTCAATATTACCAATTCAGTAGAAACCTTGTCGATTTTTTATATGGTTTCCAAAATGTGTCCATAAAAGGTTTCCCATACATCCTGCAAATATGCAGAGTAAATCCATGTATAAAATATTACGAAGTGGAAACGACCTTTAAACCATTTGTAACTTACCTCAAAAAGGCAGAATGGAGAATCCTTTAGTCAGggggtctgcatcttttgcacagCCTCAATCTCTTCATTTCTGCTTTCATTCTGGATCATTGCCCAACTCCATCTTAGTCCTCCTGTAAAAAGGAAAGTCCTTGAATACAAAAGGGCGAGACAATCCTATAAACACAGACGGAGGGGCTTCTTAGTCAGAAACACATGAACTGTCCTGGAAGGGGTTGTTTTTCTatagacactgatggcatattgctaggataaccCCCTATGTCCGATCGCTGGGGGGTCTGACCACTCCTAGCCCCAAAGATCGCAAGAAGTCAGGGACAAGGGAAAAGAGCTGTGCCACTTTGGCTCTTTTGCTATTCCTTTTTTTGACTTTTTGCACAGACCCTATGGTATAAAGACTGGTGGTATATAGACTGACTGTGTGTGCATCAGAAGAGACCAAACTGGCATAATACTTATTATCTCTGTAACTTCATTCTAGTGATTAGTGGGGGTGACATCGTTCAGACCCCCTCAATTACAGATTTAGGGAATTTCatagtgatgagcacagtgatgcatGGCAGTTTCCAAAAATATAGCAAAAGGTAGCACCCGTGCATCTACCTTTCTATGCAGAATGTGCCAGGAAAGCCCTGGTGGGACTGCAATTTCAATCTCCAATTATTATGGCATGTTActtaagggaacctgttaccgggattttgggtatagagctgaggacatgggctgctagatcgccgctagaacatctgcaatacccagtccccatagctctgtgtgcttttattgtgtataaaaaccgatttgatacatatgcaaattaacctgagatgagtcagcgcttaaaaatatgactcttctctggtcacacaagtaagatatgactcttatgttgatttgcatatgtatcaaatagttttttttacagaataaaagcacacagagctatggggactgggtattgcggatgtgctagcggccatctagcaacccatgtcctcagctctatacccaaaatcctgttgacaggttccctttaaaggggttgtcacatgaATAATaatgtacagttttcaaaccagcctcggatctgaatacttttgtaattaaagggaaccagtcacctcaaaaatgcatctacatcCCCCCGCAGTACCTCGTAGTAGCCCGCAGCCTGTTAGTAATCATATGCTTCATCCCGTTTTCCGATGCTGCACAAGTTAAAAAAACGCtgttttattctccatcagcgctatagtcaaggtaaccgcgccccccaaccgtcccctcttgcctgagtgagagcctgcagtgcggccatcagtatttaaatctttTTGTCCTTTATATAGGGTAACTTATGAGCCCCTATCAGGATACTTTGAAATAAATACAGTAATAATAggctaagcaaaaaaaaaattaaaaaaatagttgGTGGAATCTATatgggaaacaaaaaaaaaaaaaagatatggccCAGTCCTCTTGGATGATGTCAGATGGGTTTCAGATTTATGTGAGCCAAGTTGTTCTGGGAAGAGCTCAAATATGGGAACAATTGAAACAATCCCACGGGAAAGACATGTCTGTTAAAACCAACACAGAGCACGTCAGTGGTGCTACAAGGACTGATCACGATGGCTGCTCAGCAAAACTAAAAGGCAttattagggtctattcacacgtccgttttttctttcctgatctgttccgttttttgctgaacagatctggaccagatctggacccattcattttcaatgggtcctggaaaaaaacggacagctcaatgtctgatttttttcaggacccattgaaaatgaatgggtccagatctggtccagatctgttcagcaaaaaacggaacagatcaggaaagaaaaaacggacgtgtgaatagacccttaaggctacatgcacacaatcgTATTTTGTTTCCACgtccatttagttttttttgcggataggatgcggacccatttatttctatggagctggTAAAAAATGCTTATAGTCAACCATTAACTTATTGAAATTTTaatttcacatggacataagaattcagaccctttgctacgaCCCTTGAAATTTAGTTCTGGGGGCTTCCTATTTCTTTTGATCATCTTTGAGGGGTTTCTACTCCGTGACtggacctgtggtaaattcagttgattggacatgatttggaaagacgcagccctgtctatatgaggtctcacagctgacaatgtatataaaagctaaaaccaagccatgaagaggaaagaactgcctgtagagaccAGAGACtgcattgtgtggaggcacagatctggggaagtgggaaagaaaacatttctgctgcagtgaaagttcccaagagca includes:
- the LRRC8B gene encoding volume-regulated anion channel subunit LRRC8B, which produces MITVTELKILADAQASYHILKPWWDVFWYYITMVMLMIAVLAGALQLTQSRMLCLPCKVEVGNHCAHPLDQVSTKINLSASPLGKTNPSRGIQNDLHRQQYAYIDAVCYEKQLHWFTKFFPYLVFLHTIIFGVCSNFWLHYPSTSSRLEHFVAILYKCFDSPWTTRALSETVAEQTMRNWTNKPSRRLTSEDTDARRQSVQHGVESTAVEDDASSVLDRKEGEQAKALFEKVRKFRLHVEQKDIIYRLYLKQIIVKVIALLVIITYVSYFLMHITFEVDCKVDIEAFTGYKRYQCVYSLAAIFKLLATFYVLLVFLYGFACFYSLWWMLRSSLKQYSFEAVREKSQYSDIPDVQNDFAFILHLADQYDPLYSKRFSIFLSEVSENRLKQINLNNEWTVEMLRQKLTRNAKDQVELQLFMLSGVPDNVFELNEIEVMKLELIPDAKITPMITQLVNLKELHIYHSTLTVDLQALSFLADNLQTLYLKFTSVEKIPSWIFLLKNLKELYLAGCIDNYSFAHIEGLQDLKNLTTLYLKTSIPRIPPVVMDMLPFLQKLSINNEGNRLLILISLKKMINLTSLELINCDLERIPHSIFSLTELREIDFKGNNFKTVEEIISFQHLPKLTCLKLWHNAIAYIPLQIGALANLEQLYLNNNNIEIMPLQLFLCNKLRVLDLSHNNLNFIPDEIQLLKNLQYFAVTNNSIEMLPDGLFKCSKLQCLLLGKNSLSSLSAHVGDLMNLIKIELVGNQIESLPPELESCHSLKPSCIIVESNVLNTLPSYAKDSHKSTHR